One Lysobacter enzymogenes DNA segment encodes these proteins:
- a CDS encoding Hpt domain-containing response regulator, protein MKNSQVPRVLLVEDDPTSRAFLTAAVEAVPAQVDGADSLAAAMALGASTDYQLWLFDAHLPDGSGSELLERLRRSHPATPALAHTATGESEVRDRLIASGFCEVLVKPLPAAAVRGAIRRLLGLPESDAPASACAADADTAPVWDDESAARALNGNRAHILTLRGLFVQELPNARRSILAAAQLGNLEALRGELHKLRASCGFVGAARLGQTVQALQAQLDSAEGLARFDQVARETIELAG, encoded by the coding sequence ATGAAGAATTCCCAGGTCCCACGCGTGTTGCTGGTCGAGGACGACCCCACCAGCCGAGCTTTCCTGACCGCGGCCGTGGAAGCCGTGCCGGCGCAGGTCGACGGCGCCGACAGTCTGGCCGCGGCGATGGCGCTGGGCGCTTCGACCGATTACCAACTGTGGCTGTTCGATGCGCACCTGCCCGACGGCAGCGGCAGCGAACTGCTCGAGCGCCTGCGCCGCTCGCACCCGGCCACGCCGGCGCTGGCGCACACCGCCACCGGCGAGAGCGAGGTGCGCGACCGCCTGATCGCCTCGGGCTTCTGCGAAGTGCTGGTCAAGCCCTTGCCGGCGGCCGCGGTGCGCGGCGCGATCCGGCGCCTGCTGGGCCTGCCCGAATCCGATGCGCCGGCTTCCGCGTGCGCGGCCGACGCCGACACCGCGCCGGTCTGGGACGACGAGTCCGCCGCTCGCGCGCTCAACGGCAACCGCGCCCACATCCTGACCCTGCGCGGGTTGTTCGTGCAGGAATTGCCGAACGCGCGACGCTCGATCCTGGCTGCGGCCCAGCTCGGCAACCTCGAGGCCCTGCGCGGCGAACTGCACAAGCTGCGCGCCAGTTGCGGCTTCGTCGGCGCGGCGCGATTGGGGCAGACGGTGCAGGCGCTGCAGGCGCAGCTGGACTCGGCCGAAGGGCTGGCGCGGTTCGATCAGGTGGCGCGCGAGACGATCGAACTGGCGGGTTGA
- a CDS encoding DUF6053 domain-containing protein, protein MCGASLRTALIGSGGFAVIRAGSVGPEGPPTKATRAGMCGAALRKALIGLGGFAVI, encoded by the coding sequence GTGTGTGGCGCGTCGCTGCGCACAGCGCTGATCGGCTCGGGTGGTTTCGCCGTAATCCGAGCGGGAAGCGTCGGGCCTGAAGGCCCTCCCACAAAAGCAACTCGGGCCGGTATGTGCGGCGCGGCGCTGCGCAAAGCGCTGATCGGCTTGGGTGGTTTCGCCGTGATCTGA
- the recO gene encoding DNA repair protein RecO codes for MRLTAEPAYILHVRPWRETSVLVEALSEQHGRIGLVARGVQGPKKQVLRAALQPFQHVRLDALLRGELARLATAEAIDAAPRLHGDAALAGFYVNELLLRLVPRGDPFAELYELYGRTRARLDGPHLAWTLRRFERDLLDALGSGLDWSADADGAPIDPAARYRLDPEQGARRLLSDRGHGERSAAATGRALLALAEDRQPEPSDLPGLRHALRSVLVHHLGPRGLKSWEMMADLARASRPAAVRDDNP; via the coding sequence ATGCGCCTGACCGCCGAACCCGCCTACATCCTCCACGTCCGTCCCTGGCGCGAGACCAGCGTGCTGGTGGAAGCGCTGAGCGAGCAGCACGGCCGGATCGGCCTGGTCGCGCGCGGGGTGCAGGGGCCGAAGAAGCAGGTCCTGCGCGCGGCGTTGCAGCCGTTCCAGCACGTGCGCCTGGACGCCTTGCTGCGCGGCGAACTGGCGCGGCTGGCGACGGCCGAAGCGATCGACGCGGCGCCGCGCCTGCACGGCGACGCCGCGCTGGCCGGGTTCTACGTCAACGAACTGCTGCTGCGGCTGGTGCCGCGCGGCGACCCGTTCGCGGAGTTGTACGAACTCTACGGCCGCACCCGCGCGCGCCTGGACGGCCCGCACCTGGCCTGGACCCTGCGCCGTTTCGAGCGCGACCTGCTCGACGCGCTGGGCTCGGGCCTGGACTGGAGCGCGGACGCCGACGGCGCCCCGATCGATCCGGCCGCGCGCTACCGTCTCGACCCGGAGCAGGGCGCGCGTCGCCTGCTCAGCGATCGCGGCCACGGCGAACGCAGCGCCGCGGCGACCGGCCGCGCGCTGTTGGCCCTGGCCGAGGACCGCCAGCCCGAGCCCAGCGACCTGCCGGGCCTGCGCCACGCCTTGCGCTCGGTGCTGGTCCACCACCTCGGCCCGCGCGGGCTGAAATCCTGGGAAATGATGGCCGACCTGGCGCGCGCGTCCCGCCCCGCCGCGGTGCGCGACGACAACCCCTGA
- the era gene encoding GTPase Era: MTSTPHRAGYVAVIGRPNVGKSTLTNALVGAKVSIVSPRPQTTRHRLLGIATFPEGQVLLVDTPGIHREQKRAMNRMMNRAARGSLEGVDAALLVVRAGQWDDEDTLAYDALRGAGLPVVLVVNQVDRIADKTKLLPYLAQITEGREFAGVHPISALKRSGLEALVKTVLALLPEQGPLYGEDEITDKSQRFLAGEMVREQLMRQLGEELPYATTVEIERFEVDGAMLRIGAVIWVERDGQKAIVIGKAGSRLREIGAKARVQMEHLFGAKVFLETWVRVREGWSDDEAALRQLGYE; this comes from the coding sequence ATGACCTCCACTCCGCACCGCGCCGGCTACGTCGCCGTCATCGGCCGACCCAACGTCGGCAAATCCACCCTGACCAACGCCCTCGTCGGCGCCAAGGTCAGCATCGTCTCGCCGCGTCCGCAGACCACGCGCCACCGCTTGCTCGGCATCGCCACCTTCCCCGAAGGCCAGGTGTTGCTGGTCGACACCCCCGGCATCCACCGCGAACAGAAGCGGGCGATGAACCGGATGATGAACCGCGCCGCGCGCGGCTCGCTCGAAGGCGTCGACGCCGCGCTGCTGGTCGTGCGCGCCGGTCAATGGGACGACGAGGACACGCTCGCCTACGACGCACTGCGCGGCGCCGGCCTGCCGGTGGTGCTGGTGGTCAACCAGGTCGACCGCATCGCCGATAAGACCAAGCTGCTGCCGTACCTGGCGCAGATCACCGAGGGGCGCGAGTTCGCCGGCGTGCATCCGATCTCCGCGCTCAAGCGCAGCGGCCTGGAGGCGCTGGTCAAGACCGTGCTGGCGCTGCTGCCCGAGCAGGGTCCGCTGTACGGCGAGGACGAGATCACCGACAAGAGCCAGCGCTTCCTCGCCGGCGAGATGGTGCGCGAGCAGCTCATGCGCCAGCTCGGCGAGGAACTGCCGTACGCGACCACGGTCGAGATCGAACGCTTCGAAGTCGACGGCGCGATGCTGCGCATCGGCGCGGTGATCTGGGTCGAGCGCGACGGTCAGAAGGCCATCGTCATCGGCAAGGCCGGTTCGCGCCTGCGCGAAATCGGCGCCAAGGCGCGGGTGCAGATGGAGCACCTGTTCGGCGCCAAGGTGTTCCTGGAAACCTGGGTGCGGGTGCGCGAGGGCTGGTCGGACGACGAAGCGGCGCTGCGGCAGTTGGGTTACGAATGA
- the rnc gene encoding ribonuclease III, with protein MTDPISHRFANPALLEQALTHRSAGAPHNERLEFLGDALVNLIVAEALYQRWPQADEGALTRARAELVRESALAPIARTLELGARLTLGPGEMKSGGHRRDSILADALEAVVGAIYLDAGFETCRAQVLPWFVPAMEALPPAHKVGKDAKTRLQEWLQGRQKPLPLYALLAESGEDHAKTFRVSCTVGQPPLSAEGEAGSRRAAEQLAAEEVLRLLKADD; from the coding sequence GTGACTGATCCGATCTCCCATCGCTTCGCCAATCCGGCCCTGCTGGAGCAAGCGCTGACCCACCGCAGCGCCGGGGCGCCGCATAACGAGCGCCTGGAGTTCCTCGGCGACGCGTTGGTGAACCTGATCGTGGCCGAGGCGCTGTACCAGCGCTGGCCGCAGGCCGACGAGGGCGCGCTGACCCGCGCCCGGGCCGAGTTGGTGCGCGAATCGGCGCTGGCGCCGATCGCGCGCACGCTGGAACTCGGCGCCCGGTTGACCCTGGGCCCGGGCGAGATGAAATCCGGCGGCCACCGCCGCGACTCGATCCTGGCCGATGCGCTGGAAGCCGTGGTCGGGGCGATCTACCTCGACGCCGGCTTCGAGACCTGCCGCGCCCAGGTGCTGCCGTGGTTCGTGCCGGCGATGGAGGCCCTGCCGCCGGCGCACAAGGTCGGCAAGGACGCCAAGACCCGTTTGCAGGAATGGCTGCAGGGCCGGCAGAAGCCGCTGCCGCTGTACGCGTTGCTGGCGGAGAGCGGCGAAGACCATGCCAAGACCTTCCGGGTCAGCTGCACCGTCGGCCAGCCGCCGCTGAGCGCCGAGGGCGAGGCCGGTTCGCGCCGCGCCGCCGAGCAACTCGCCGCCGAAGAGGTCCTGCGCTTGCTCAAGGCCGACGACTGA
- a CDS encoding DUF4845 domain-containing protein, whose protein sequence is MKRNQRGITLLGFIITLAVVGVFAYVGMKLVPMYTDYYSVKRSLADLAKEPGAGQMDAAKARDLFFRRMDMSYVDSVKQEHFKVQRNDRGLEITVAYEVRRPLIANLDVVGHFEAKQALTSKEGD, encoded by the coding sequence ATGAAGCGTAATCAGCGCGGCATCACTCTGCTCGGTTTCATCATCACGCTGGCCGTGGTCGGCGTTTTCGCCTACGTCGGCATGAAGCTGGTGCCGATGTACACCGACTACTACTCGGTCAAGCGTTCCCTCGCCGATCTGGCCAAGGAACCCGGCGCCGGCCAGATGGATGCGGCCAAGGCGCGCGACCTGTTCTTCCGCCGCATGGACATGAGCTATGTGGACAGCGTCAAGCAGGAGCACTTCAAGGTGCAGCGCAACGACCGCGGCCTGGAAATCACCGTCGCCTACGAAGTGCGTCGTCCGCTGATCGCCAATCTCGATGTCGTCGGCCATTTCGAAGCCAAGCAAGCGTTGACCAGCAAAGAAGGTGACTGA
- the lepB gene encoding signal peptidase I, with protein sequence MRWFEIVLVSLTLFTGVIWLLDKLVLAKRRAAREGLLDDGKEPVVVDYSKAFFPVLFVVLILRSFIAEPFRIPSNSMMPTLLTGDFILVNKFTYGLRLPISNQKVLPMGEPARGDVVVFRPPHHPEQDWIKRIIGLPGDKISYRDGRLTVNGEPVPYTPIGTYQGRGKGVEMTGAQELSEQIGNHVHRILLRTESPLLDQGEGDWVVPKGEYFVMGDNRDNSEDSRYWGFLPEQNLRGRAFLIWMNFDEGVDFSRIGNSIP encoded by the coding sequence ATGCGTTGGTTCGAAATCGTCCTGGTGTCGCTGACCCTGTTCACCGGCGTGATCTGGCTGCTCGACAAGCTGGTGCTGGCCAAGCGCCGCGCCGCGCGCGAGGGACTGCTCGACGACGGCAAGGAGCCGGTGGTCGTCGACTATTCCAAGGCGTTCTTCCCGGTGCTGTTCGTGGTGCTGATCCTGCGCAGCTTCATCGCCGAGCCGTTCCGGATTCCGTCGAACTCGATGATGCCGACCCTGCTGACCGGCGACTTCATCCTGGTCAACAAGTTCACCTACGGCCTGCGCCTGCCGATCAGCAACCAGAAGGTGCTGCCGATGGGCGAGCCGGCGCGCGGCGACGTGGTCGTGTTCCGTCCGCCGCACCATCCCGAGCAGGACTGGATCAAGCGCATCATCGGTCTGCCGGGCGACAAGATCAGCTATCGCGACGGCCGCCTGACGGTGAACGGCGAACCGGTGCCCTACACTCCGATCGGCACCTACCAGGGCCGCGGCAAGGGCGTCGAAATGACCGGCGCGCAGGAACTGAGCGAGCAGATCGGCAACCACGTGCACCGCATCCTGCTGCGCACCGAGTCGCCGCTGCTGGACCAGGGCGAAGGCGACTGGGTGGTGCCGAAGGGCGAATATTTTGTGATGGGCGACAATCGCGACAACAGCGAGGACAGCCGATACTGGGGCTTCCTGCCGGAGCAGAACCTGCGCGGCCGGGCGTTCCTGATCTGGATGAACTTCGACGAAGGCGTGGATTTTTCCCGGATCGGTAATAGCATTCCTTGA
- the lepA gene encoding translation elongation factor 4, which yields MHLIRNFSIIAHVDHGKSTLADRIIQLCGGLEAREMEAQVLDSNPIERERGITIKAQSVSLPYKAKDGNTYQLNFIDTPGHVDFSYEVSRSLAACEGALLVVDAAQGVEAQSVANCYTAVEQGLEVVPVLNKIDLPTADIERAKTEIEAVIGIDAEDAVAISAKTGLNVELVLEAIVHRIPPPKPRDTDKLQALIIDSWFDNYLGVVSLVRVMQGEIKPGSKILVMSTGRTHQVDKVGVFTPKRKELPKLGAGEVGWITASIKDVHGAPVGDTLTLAGDPAPGPLPGFQEMQPRVFAGLFPVDAEDYPSLREALEKLRLNDAALRFEPESSEAMGFGFRCGFLGMLHMEIVQERLEREYDLNLISTAPTVIYEVLKTDGTTIPMDNPAKLPPVNMVEEIREPVIRANILTPPDYIGNVIKLCEEKRGVQIGITYMASQVQISYELPMAEVVLDFFDKLKSVSRGYASLDYHFLRFQEGPFVRVDTLINGDKVDALSIIVHRSHADRRGRELCEKMKDLIPRQMFDVAIQAAIGSQIIARSTVKAMRKNVLAKCYGGDITRKKKLLEKQKEGKKRMKQVGRVEIPQEAFLAVLSTDSK from the coding sequence ATGCACCTGATCAGAAACTTCTCCATCATCGCCCACGTCGACCACGGCAAGTCGACGCTCGCCGACCGCATCATCCAACTGTGCGGAGGCCTCGAAGCGCGCGAGATGGAAGCGCAGGTGCTCGATTCCAATCCGATCGAGCGCGAACGCGGCATCACCATCAAGGCGCAGTCCGTTTCCTTGCCGTACAAGGCCAAGGACGGCAACACCTACCAGCTCAACTTCATCGACACCCCCGGCCACGTCGACTTCAGCTACGAAGTCAGCCGTTCGCTGGCCGCCTGCGAGGGCGCGCTGCTGGTGGTCGACGCCGCCCAGGGCGTGGAAGCGCAGTCGGTGGCCAACTGCTACACCGCGGTCGAGCAGGGCCTGGAAGTGGTGCCGGTGCTCAACAAGATCGACCTGCCCACCGCCGACATCGAGCGCGCCAAGACCGAGATCGAAGCGGTCATCGGCATCGACGCCGAGGACGCGGTGGCGATCAGCGCCAAGACCGGCCTCAACGTCGAACTGGTGCTGGAGGCGATCGTCCACCGCATTCCGCCGCCGAAGCCGCGCGACACCGACAAGCTGCAGGCGCTGATCATCGATTCGTGGTTCGACAACTACCTCGGCGTGGTCTCGCTGGTGCGGGTCATGCAGGGCGAGATCAAGCCGGGCAGCAAGATCCTGGTGATGTCGACCGGGCGCACCCACCAGGTCGACAAGGTCGGCGTGTTCACCCCCAAGCGCAAGGAGCTGCCGAAGCTCGGCGCCGGCGAAGTGGGCTGGATCACCGCCTCGATCAAGGACGTGCACGGCGCGCCGGTCGGCGACACCCTGACCCTGGCCGGCGATCCGGCGCCGGGGCCGCTGCCGGGCTTCCAGGAAATGCAGCCGCGCGTGTTCGCCGGGCTGTTCCCGGTCGACGCCGAGGACTACCCGTCGCTGCGCGAAGCGCTGGAAAAGCTGCGCCTCAACGACGCCGCGCTGCGCTTCGAGCCGGAAAGCTCCGAGGCGATGGGCTTCGGCTTCCGTTGCGGCTTCCTCGGCATGCTGCACATGGAGATCGTGCAGGAGCGGCTGGAGCGCGAGTACGACCTCAACCTGATCAGCACCGCGCCGACGGTGATCTACGAGGTGCTCAAGACCGACGGCACCACGATCCCGATGGACAATCCGGCCAAGCTGCCGCCGGTGAACATGGTCGAGGAGATCCGCGAGCCGGTGATCCGCGCCAACATCCTCACTCCGCCGGACTACATCGGCAACGTGATCAAGCTGTGCGAGGAAAAGCGCGGCGTGCAGATCGGCATCACCTACATGGCCAGCCAGGTGCAGATCAGCTACGAGCTGCCGATGGCCGAGGTGGTGCTGGACTTCTTCGACAAGCTGAAGTCGGTCAGCCGCGGCTACGCGTCGCTGGACTATCACTTCCTGCGTTTCCAGGAAGGCCCGTTCGTGCGCGTGGACACGCTGATCAACGGCGACAAGGTCGATGCGCTGTCGATCATCGTCCACCGCAGCCACGCCGACCGGCGCGGCCGCGAGCTGTGCGAGAAGATGAAGGACCTGATCCCGCGACAGATGTTCGACGTCGCGATCCAGGCCGCGATCGGCTCGCAGATCATCGCCCGCAGCACGGTCAAGGCCATGCGCAAGAACGTTTTGGCCAAGTGCTATGGTGGCGACATCACCCGCAAGAAGAAGCTCCTCGAGAAGCAGAAAGAGGGCAAGAAGCGGATGAAGCAGGTCGGTCGGGTCGAGATTCCGCAGGAAGCGTTCCTGGCGGTGCTCTCGACCGACAGCAAGTAA
- a CDS encoding Do family serine endopeptidase, whose product MTLPIHVPTQTSPARRRPLQSLALVGAIVAALPVACTAQPPTAPIAPPPSATPSAPIVAGLPDFTALVQRVGPAVVNISAEITPKRQARSRNQMPDEDQIPEFFRRFFGPDFPGPGGQGPGQQGPRQPRGGGRSIGSGFLISQDGYVLTNHHVVDGADNVTVKLTDRREFKAKVIGSDEQSDVALLKIDAKGLPFLRSANAGLTKAGQWVVAIGSPFGLDHSVTAGIVSAVGRANPYADQRYVPFIQTDVAINQGNSGGPLLNTAGEVVGINSQIFSNSGGYMGVSFAIPIDVAMNSAEQLRAKGKVSRGQLGVVVQAMTIEGAKSLGLPDANGALISQVVPGGPAEKAGLQAGDVIRSVNGTAVRESSDLPPLIGNMAPGSKARLGVFREGKTVELNVAVNELDASLAGGAAGSEPSDRDDASASNAKGNPLNLIVQDVDQAARQRLGLKAGEGVLVRDPGDAGDAGVRPGDVVLSVGRTPVGNAAALNRALAGVRPGQTVMLLVRRGAQTQFIAVQAAETK is encoded by the coding sequence ATGACCCTGCCGATCCACGTTCCGACCCAGACTTCCCCCGCACGCCGCCGGCCGCTCCAGTCGCTCGCCCTGGTCGGCGCGATCGTCGCCGCGCTGCCGGTGGCCTGCACCGCGCAGCCGCCGACCGCGCCGATCGCGCCGCCGCCGTCGGCGACGCCGTCCGCGCCCATCGTCGCCGGCCTGCCGGACTTCACCGCGCTGGTGCAGCGCGTGGGCCCGGCGGTGGTCAACATCAGCGCCGAGATCACGCCTAAGCGCCAGGCGCGCTCGCGCAACCAGATGCCCGACGAGGACCAGATCCCCGAATTCTTCCGCCGCTTCTTCGGCCCCGACTTCCCCGGCCCGGGCGGCCAGGGTCCCGGCCAGCAGGGCCCGCGCCAGCCGCGTGGCGGCGGGCGTTCGATCGGCAGCGGCTTCCTGATCTCGCAGGACGGCTATGTGCTGACCAACCACCATGTGGTCGACGGCGCCGACAACGTCACCGTCAAGCTCACCGACCGGCGCGAGTTCAAGGCCAAGGTGATCGGCAGCGACGAGCAGTCCGACGTCGCCTTGCTCAAGATCGACGCCAAGGGCCTGCCGTTCCTGCGCAGCGCCAACGCCGGGCTGACCAAGGCCGGCCAGTGGGTGGTGGCGATCGGCTCGCCGTTCGGCCTCGACCATTCGGTCACCGCCGGCATCGTCAGCGCGGTCGGCCGCGCCAACCCGTACGCCGACCAGCGCTACGTGCCCTTCATCCAGACCGACGTGGCGATCAACCAGGGCAACTCCGGCGGCCCGCTACTCAACACCGCGGGCGAGGTGGTCGGCATCAATTCGCAGATCTTCTCCAACTCCGGCGGCTACATGGGCGTGAGCTTCGCGATCCCGATCGACGTGGCGATGAACTCGGCCGAGCAGCTGCGGGCCAAGGGCAAGGTCAGCCGCGGGCAGTTGGGCGTGGTGGTGCAGGCGATGACCATCGAAGGCGCCAAGAGCCTGGGCCTGCCCGACGCCAACGGCGCGCTGATCTCGCAGGTGGTGCCGGGCGGCCCGGCCGAGAAGGCCGGCCTGCAGGCCGGCGACGTGATCCGCAGCGTCAACGGCACCGCGGTGCGCGAATCCAGCGACCTGCCGCCGCTGATCGGCAACATGGCGCCGGGCTCCAAGGCCCGGCTGGGCGTGTTCCGCGAGGGCAAGACGGTCGAGCTCAACGTCGCCGTCAACGAACTCGACGCGAGCCTGGCCGGCGGCGCGGCCGGGTCGGAGCCGTCCGACCGCGACGATGCCTCGGCGTCGAACGCCAAGGGCAATCCGCTCAACCTGATCGTTCAGGACGTCGACCAGGCCGCGCGCCAGCGCCTGGGCCTGAAGGCGGGCGAGGGCGTGCTGGTGCGCGATCCGGGCGACGCCGGCGATGCCGGGGTGCGCCCGGGCGACGTGGTGCTCTCGGTCGGCCGCACTCCGGTCGGCAACGCGGCGGCGCTGAACCGGGCCCTGGCCGGGGTGCGCCCGGGCCAGACCGTGATGCTGCTGGTCCGGCGCGGTGCCCAGACCCAGTTCATCGCGGTCCAGGCGGCCGAAACGAAGTGA
- a CDS encoding sigma-E factor negative regulatory protein — protein sequence MTSTIHSGDDNETLSALFDGELDGDAARFAFKRLSHDGQWREACGRWQLCGDVLRRRAHGAAEPAPGFAATGFAERVAAAIAADAALQASQAAAAPPAQTEIKPRKAAGSRRGWIGGAALAASVAVAALFVARPFSDEAAGGVADPAQVAAQAAPGAAPAQPTAPAVPQPAPAQAPQALAAQTPATAETGLTSADASGIAAGAAVAVAELPRRLNERRSRGQSQRAAVRASERQTQEAPLQVAAAGAPMTAVADAGHANPFRPQSGETPAARPWPRAALPNYPSSSAYSASYGSSGLVSPSFYPFEPAQDASAARTRPPVQEPQPPQP from the coding sequence ATGACTTCCACCATCCACTCAGGCGACGACAACGAGACGCTGAGCGCGCTGTTCGACGGCGAGCTCGACGGCGATGCCGCGCGCTTCGCCTTCAAGCGGCTCAGCCACGACGGACAATGGCGCGAGGCCTGCGGCCGCTGGCAGCTGTGCGGCGACGTGCTGCGCCGCCGCGCCCACGGCGCGGCCGAGCCGGCGCCGGGCTTCGCCGCGACCGGCTTCGCCGAGCGCGTCGCCGCGGCCATCGCCGCCGACGCGGCGCTGCAGGCCAGCCAGGCCGCCGCGGCCCCGCCGGCGCAAACCGAAATCAAGCCGCGCAAGGCTGCCGGCTCGCGCCGCGGCTGGATCGGCGGCGCGGCGCTGGCGGCTTCGGTCGCGGTCGCGGCGCTGTTCGTGGCGCGGCCGTTCTCCGACGAGGCCGCCGGTGGCGTGGCCGATCCGGCCCAGGTCGCGGCGCAGGCCGCGCCGGGCGCGGCTCCGGCCCAGCCCACCGCTCCGGCCGTACCGCAACCGGCTCCGGCCCAGGCGCCGCAAGCGCTGGCCGCGCAGACGCCGGCGACCGCCGAGACCGGGCTGACCTCGGCCGATGCGTCCGGCATCGCCGCGGGCGCGGCGGTGGCCGTGGCCGAGCTGCCGCGCCGTCTCAACGAACGCCGTTCGCGCGGGCAGAGCCAACGCGCCGCCGTGCGCGCATCCGAGCGTCAGACCCAGGAGGCGCCGTTGCAGGTCGCCGCCGCCGGCGCGCCGATGACCGCCGTCGCCGATGCCGGCCACGCCAACCCGTTCCGGCCGCAATCGGGCGAAACCCCGGCGGCGCGGCCGTGGCCGCGCGCGGCGTTGCCGAACTACCCGAGCAGCAGCGCCTACAGTGCGAGCTACGGCAGTTCCGGCCTGGTGTCGCCGTCGTTCTACCCGTTCGAGCCGGCGCAGGATGCGTCCGCCGCGCGAACCCGGCCGCCGGTCCAGGAACCGCAGCCGCCGCAGCCATAG
- the rpoE gene encoding RNA polymerase sigma factor RpoE — protein sequence MADNELLDQELVRRVQRGDSAAFDALVRKYQHRITALIGRYIPDWSECQDVAQETFIRAYRAMANFRGDAQFYTWLHRIAVNTAKNYLVAQNRRPPTDDIDAGDAEQFETGVRLRDTDTPEHELLRQEIERTVMRVVDSLPEELRSAITLREVDGLSYEEIAQKMNCPIGTVRSRIFRAREAIDTELRPLLDNQDQGTHRTRERAH from the coding sequence ATGGCCGATAACGAGTTGTTGGACCAGGAGCTGGTCAGGCGTGTCCAGCGCGGCGACAGCGCGGCCTTCGATGCCTTGGTGCGTAAGTACCAGCATCGGATCACCGCGTTGATCGGGCGCTACATTCCCGACTGGAGCGAATGCCAGGACGTGGCCCAGGAAACCTTCATCCGCGCCTACCGCGCGATGGCGAATTTCCGCGGCGACGCCCAGTTCTATACGTGGTTGCACCGCATCGCCGTGAATACCGCCAAAAACTACCTCGTCGCCCAGAACCGTCGCCCGCCGACCGACGACATCGACGCCGGCGACGCCGAGCAGTTCGAGACCGGCGTGCGCCTGCGCGACACCGACACCCCCGAACACGAACTGCTGCGGCAGGAGATCGAACGCACGGTGATGCGCGTGGTCGACTCCCTGCCGGAGGAACTGAGATCGGCGATCACCCTGCGCGAGGTGGATGGCCTGAGCTACGAAGAGATCGCGCAGAAGATGAATTGTCCGATCGGCACCGTGCGTTCGCGCATCTTCCGCGCCCGCGAGGCGATCGATACGGAACTTCGGCCCCTTCTGGACAATCAAGACCAGGGTACTCACCGCACCAGGGAGCGCGCTCACTGA